A portion of the Takifugu flavidus isolate HTHZ2018 unplaced genomic scaffold, ASM371156v2 ctg194, whole genome shotgun sequence genome contains these proteins:
- the LOC130519750 gene encoding proline-rich protein 36-like: protein MSRPPAHVLSSSTCPVLQHMSCPPGHVLSSSTCPVLQVMSCPPAHVLSSRSCPVLQHMSCPPAHVLSSRSCPVLQHMSRPPAHVPSSSSCPVLQLMSCPPGHVLSSSTCPVLQVMSCPPAHVLSSRSCPVLQHMSCPPAHVLSSRSCPVLQHMSRPPAHAWSSSTCLVLQHMSRPPAHVPSSSTCPVLQHMSRPPAHVPSSSTCPVLQLMLGAPAHVPSSSSCLELHPDFNLLLCSFLTLKFLMIKLVPVPPPPPISRRVPLHEPGPAPGFFLLKGSFSCHCYLSGVRPWDSGEGLETTVINIF, encoded by the exons ATGTCCCGTCCTCCAGcacatgtcctgtcctccagcacatgtcctgtcctccagcacatgtcctgtcctccaggtcatgtcctgtcctccagcacatgtCCCGTCCTCCAGGtcatgtcctgtcctccagcacatgtcctgtcctccaggtcatgtcctgtcctccagcacatgtcctgtcctccagcacatgtcctgtcctccaggtcaTGTCCCGTCCTCCAGCACATGTCCCGTCCTCCAGCACATGTCCCGTCCTCCAG ctcatgtcccgtcctccagctcatgtcctgtcctccaggtcatgtcctgtcctccagcacatgtCCCGTCCTCCAGGtcatgtcctgtcctccagcacatgtcctgtcctccaggtcatgtcctgtcctccagcacatgtcctgtcctccagcacatgtcctgtcctccaggtcaTGTCCCGTCCTCCAGCACATGTCCCGTCCTCCAGCTCATGCTTGGAGCTCCAGCACATGTCTTGTCCTCCAGCACATGTCCCGTCCTCCAGCTCATGTCCCGTCCTCCAGCACATGTCCCGTCCTCCAGCACATGTCCCGTCCTCCAGCTCATGTACCGTCCTCCAGCACATGTCCCGTCCTCCAGCTCATGCTTGGAGCTCCAGCACATGTCCCGTCCTCCAGCTCATGCTTGGAGCTCCATCCTGACTTtaatctgctgctgtgctcattCCTAACCCTGAAGTTTCTTATGATAAAACTCgtcccagtcccccccccccccccaatcagcaggagggtccccctacatgagcctggtcctgctccaggtttcttcctgttaaaggggagtttttcctgccactgttacTTGTCTGGGGTccggccctgggattctggagagggtctagagaccACTGTGATTAATATCTTCTAA